Sequence from the Streptomyces peucetius genome:
CTGCTCCCATCAGGTGCATTCACCGGTACAACCGGTGTTGATCAGTCGATGACGGCGGTGGTCGTGCGAGCAGTGGCCCATGAAGAAGGATCAACTGCCTCCCGGCCGTCGCTCGGTGCTCCGTATCGCCGCGTGCCTCGGCGCCACCGCCGCCGGAAGCCTGCTCGTCGGTGAGCGGGCCGAGACCCCGGGACGCGGGCCCGCAGGAGGGGCGGCCGCGGGCCCGCAGGCCGCCGTTCGTCCGCCGAAGGCCACCTCCTACCGGCTGCGGCCCCTGGCGGCGTACGCGGCGCCGGCCCTGCGGCGTGCCAGGCCGCCGGTGCGCCGGCGGCCCTTCCTGGAGATCCCGGACATGGGCCGCGCCATGGTGCTCACCTTCGACGACGGCCCCGACCCCCGCTACACCCCGGACATCCTCGGCATCCTGCGCGAGTACGGGGTGCGGGCCATGTTCTTCGTGTGCGGCGAGATGGCGACCGACAACCGCGACCTGCTGCGCGAGATGGCCGACGACGGCCATGTGGTCGGCAACCACACCTGGTCGCACCCGCTGGTCCCGAAGTTGCCGCCCTCCAGGATCCGCGACCAGCTGGGCCGCACCAGCGAGGTGATCGAGAAATCCCTCGGCGAGGCACCACTGTGGTACCGCGCGCCCTACGGCGCCTGGAACAAGCACTCGTTCGAGATCGGCGCGGAACTCGGCATGGAGCCGCTCGGCTGGACGCTCGACACCCTCGACTGGACGCGGCCGGGGACCTCCACCATCGTCCGGCGGGTGCTGCGCGGGGCGGCCCCCGGCGTGGTCGTGCTCTCGCACGATGCGGGCGGGAACCGGTCGCAGAGCGTGGCGGCACTGCGCCGCTATCTGCCGGAGCTGCTCGACGAGGGCTACCGGATCACGGTTCCGCGCCGCTGACGCCTCCTCAGACGACCTCGACCATGTGGGCGAAGACGACGACGTTGCCGTCGTAGCCGTCCGCCTGGG
This genomic interval carries:
- a CDS encoding polysaccharide deacetylase family protein — its product is MKKDQLPPGRRSVLRIAACLGATAAGSLLVGERAETPGRGPAGGAAAGPQAAVRPPKATSYRLRPLAAYAAPALRRARPPVRRRPFLEIPDMGRAMVLTFDDGPDPRYTPDILGILREYGVRAMFFVCGEMATDNRDLLREMADDGHVVGNHTWSHPLVPKLPPSRIRDQLGRTSEVIEKSLGEAPLWYRAPYGAWNKHSFEIGAELGMEPLGWTLDTLDWTRPGTSTIVRRVLRGAAPGVVVLSHDAGGNRSQSVAALRRYLPELLDEGYRITVPRR